From the genome of Lawsonella clevelandensis, one region includes:
- a CDS encoding fructosamine kinase family protein, whose translation MRTFTKTDSARPYAITIEALGLRWLAEAMPHGGTPIVPVVECEPGRMTLVEVPNGRPTRQAAYQFGQTLAVTHAAGAPAFGCPPPGWEGDGVIGRMELPLRQPPAGTVYQTDTPDSSAAEPSFTGGVDVAGRSWGEFFAIDRILPCLPAALRNGSLTRSDAAVVEEVCERLQAGVWDAPQPRLVRGPVARIHGDLWSGNVLWARREDIDWAEPLPQKVSDGVVGVLIDPAAQGGHAETDLAFLEVFGQSFVGDIYDGYNSVSPLAEGWEQRRRVHQLYLLALHAAIFGGSYGPETVQTARQCLRL comes from the coding sequence ATGCGCACCTTCACGAAAACGGACTCTGCCCGCCCCTACGCCATCACAATTGAAGCGCTTGGCCTGCGCTGGCTAGCCGAGGCAATGCCCCACGGCGGCACCCCGATTGTTCCGGTTGTGGAGTGTGAGCCGGGGCGGATGACGCTGGTGGAGGTGCCAAATGGGCGGCCTACCCGCCAGGCGGCTTACCAGTTTGGGCAAACCCTGGCGGTGACGCACGCAGCCGGCGCACCCGCCTTTGGGTGCCCACCCCCCGGCTGGGAGGGCGATGGGGTGATTGGTCGGATGGAGTTGCCCCTCCGACAGCCTCCAGCCGGGACGGTCTACCAGACGGATACTCCGGATTCTTCCGCTGCGGAACCGTCATTCACTGGAGGTGTGGACGTTGCAGGACGCAGTTGGGGTGAATTTTTCGCCATTGACCGGATTCTTCCCTGTTTGCCGGCGGCGTTGCGGAATGGTTCGCTGACCCGGAGTGATGCGGCTGTTGTGGAGGAGGTGTGTGAGCGGCTGCAAGCGGGCGTGTGGGATGCCCCGCAGCCGCGGCTGGTGCGGGGGCCGGTGGCGCGCATCCACGGGGATTTGTGGAGTGGGAATGTGCTGTGGGCCCGGCGCGAGGATATTGATTGGGCGGAGCCGTTGCCGCAGAAGGTTTCTGATGGGGTGGTGGGGGTGCTTATTGATCCGGCTGCGCAGGGTGGCCATGCGGAGACGGATTTGGCGTTCCTAGAGGTGTTTGGGCAGTCCTTCGTGGGCGATATTTACGACGGCTACAACTCGGTGTCGCCGCTGGCGGAGGGGTGGGAGCAGCGCCGCCGGGTGCATCAGCTGTATTTGCTGGCGTTGCATGCCGCGATCTTCGGTGGCTCCTACGGACCGGAGACTGTGCAGACGGCCCGGCAGTGTTTGCGCTTGTAG
- a CDS encoding esterase/lipase family protein has translation MTRNTLFRTTLGLFATASLFITSAGLASAAPAPAPGTSSSLANTVSTTFPALDTYHAGDLSAADVGRMDSHGDFIPWGANHWDCKPSTTHPNPVILLHGFSGGNFYNYGELAPSLKAAGFCVFSLNWGAVPLTPGYGYTDLREGAKELAAVVGKVRAATGAEKVDIVGHSAGGLMPYWYINKMGGDQYVGKFFALAPATRGTDMGGKFNQKTARGRFAVDAVVKSGHPGIKDLLPDSDFIREVSTPSLTRPDVQYAVLVTNGDTTVTPWQSQFLPAGPNVQNYLLQDLCPNVKADHVSITLNIVFLQVVQDFLAGKTTPIVCSASDTTPVPLHQYAA, from the coding sequence ATGACGCGCAACACACTGTTCCGCACGACACTTGGCCTCTTCGCTACCGCCAGCCTGTTCATCACCAGCGCTGGACTGGCCAGCGCGGCACCCGCCCCCGCACCAGGGACATCCAGCTCCCTCGCCAACACTGTCTCCACCACCTTCCCTGCACTGGATACCTACCATGCCGGGGACCTCTCTGCCGCCGACGTCGGCCGCATGGACAGCCACGGAGATTTCATCCCCTGGGGGGCCAACCATTGGGACTGTAAACCTAGCACCACCCACCCCAACCCCGTTATCCTCCTGCACGGATTCAGTGGCGGAAACTTCTACAATTACGGAGAACTCGCTCCCAGCCTCAAAGCCGCCGGATTCTGTGTGTTTTCCCTCAACTGGGGTGCCGTACCCCTCACCCCCGGATACGGCTACACTGACCTGCGGGAAGGAGCCAAGGAACTAGCTGCCGTCGTTGGCAAAGTCCGCGCTGCCACCGGTGCCGAAAAGGTCGACATCGTCGGCCATTCCGCCGGCGGCCTCATGCCCTACTGGTATATCAATAAGATGGGTGGAGACCAGTATGTCGGTAAGTTCTTCGCTCTCGCTCCCGCCACCCGCGGCACCGACATGGGCGGCAAATTCAACCAAAAGACTGCCCGTGGACGCTTCGCCGTTGACGCTGTCGTCAAGAGCGGCCACCCCGGCATCAAGGACCTCCTGCCGGACTCGGATTTCATCCGTGAGGTGTCCACTCCCAGCCTTACTCGCCCCGACGTACAGTATGCGGTGCTTGTAACCAACGGCGACACTACCGTCACCCCCTGGCAAAGCCAGTTCCTCCCGGCTGGCCCTAACGTGCAGAACTACCTGCTGCAAGACCTCTGCCCGAATGTCAAGGCAGACCATGTGAGCATCACCCTCAATATTGTGTTCTTGCAAGTCGTGCAGGATTTCCTGGCGGGCAAGACGACGCCGATTGTGTGCTCGGCCAGCGATACCACTCCGGTACCGCTTCATCAATATGCCGCATAG
- a CDS encoding lipase family protein, translating to MFTLPQGITRATAALSAAALVTAAFASHAATPAQAVPLDTTSATLNYLNNFDGFYSVPKTIPGTPGRVVKTQDFRSFFYPTESPATKYPIRGKRIMYTTTLSTGKVYITTGALMEPTSPWAGRGERPILVYGTSTSGQGKQCAFSKTPGGFLAVTTGLDSRQGQPNNPVSMVSNYENLNVMKLLGKGFTVFVVDYNGMADGTDVQSYMNNVEAGRAMLDGARAVRSLEGLNKNVPVGIWGFSQGGGAAYVGAALQPSYAPDVNLKVSYAGAPPIDLLPALQKVEGGALSGLIGYGVNGFADRFPEVKKVVDENANAEGHKNLGKIANSCVADTLLGYAYQNTGDWTKNGKPLVDFLKRYPSVMKVFNDQLAASTHTPKARVVLYANPHDSVVPYDTVKRGVKTWCDAGASVHFYSVPYTAMGLAPMFTHMLPNFLVFDQMLKEVVGIFSGSSVATGCSESTITLPLK from the coding sequence GTGTTTACTCTCCCTCAAGGAATTACCAGAGCAACCGCTGCTCTGTCCGCCGCAGCACTCGTCACTGCTGCCTTCGCCAGCCACGCTGCAACTCCCGCCCAGGCGGTCCCTCTCGACACCACGTCGGCGACTCTCAACTATCTCAACAACTTTGACGGCTTCTACAGCGTGCCCAAGACCATTCCCGGCACCCCTGGACGCGTCGTCAAAACCCAGGACTTCCGGTCGTTCTTCTACCCCACCGAAAGCCCTGCCACCAAGTATCCCATCCGGGGCAAGCGCATCATGTACACCACCACCCTCTCCACTGGGAAGGTGTACATCACCACCGGTGCCCTCATGGAACCCACCTCCCCTTGGGCCGGCCGGGGTGAACGGCCCATCCTTGTCTACGGCACCAGTACCTCCGGACAAGGTAAACAATGTGCCTTCTCCAAGACCCCGGGCGGCTTCCTGGCTGTCACCACCGGTCTGGATTCGCGCCAAGGACAGCCCAATAACCCCGTCTCCATGGTCTCCAACTACGAGAACCTCAACGTCATGAAACTCCTCGGCAAAGGCTTCACTGTGTTCGTCGTGGACTACAACGGCATGGCTGACGGTACCGACGTCCAGTCCTACATGAACAACGTGGAAGCCGGCCGCGCCATGCTCGACGGGGCCCGCGCCGTCCGCTCCCTCGAAGGTCTCAACAAGAATGTTCCCGTCGGTATCTGGGGCTTCAGCCAGGGTGGTGGCGCCGCCTATGTAGGTGCCGCATTGCAACCCAGCTACGCACCCGATGTCAACCTGAAAGTTTCCTATGCGGGTGCGCCGCCCATCGACCTCCTCCCCGCACTCCAGAAAGTGGAAGGCGGCGCTCTGTCGGGACTCATCGGCTACGGTGTGAATGGCTTTGCCGACCGGTTCCCTGAAGTGAAGAAGGTTGTTGACGAGAATGCCAACGCGGAAGGCCACAAGAACTTGGGGAAGATCGCCAACAGCTGCGTTGCTGACACTCTCCTTGGCTACGCCTACCAGAACACCGGGGACTGGACCAAGAACGGCAAGCCGCTGGTGGACTTTCTCAAGCGCTACCCCAGCGTGATGAAGGTCTTTAACGACCAGCTGGCGGCTTCCACCCACACCCCCAAGGCCCGCGTGGTGCTCTATGCCAACCCGCACGACTCCGTGGTGCCCTACGACACGGTGAAGCGGGGTGTAAAGACCTGGTGTGATGCTGGCGCCAGCGTGCACTTCTACAGCGTCCCCTATACCGCCATGGGTCTCGCCCCCATGTTCACCCACATGCTGCCCAACTTCCTGGTCTTTGACCAGATGCTCAAGGAAGTTGTGGGCATCTTCAGTGGCTCCTCCGTGGCGACGGGTTGCTCTGAAAGCACTATTACGCTGCCTTTGAAGTAA
- the tpx gene encoding thiol peroxidase, which translates to MAQTKFDGTVVNTVGELPEVGASAPEFTLVGSDLSDVTLADFAGRKLILNIFPSLDTDVCAASVRKFNEEATKLDNTSVLCVSADLPFAQERFCVSNGIDNVKNGSSFRSTFGNDYGVKLADGPLAGLLTRAVVVVCPEGKVHYVQLVDEITTEPDYDAAIEAVKAI; encoded by the coding sequence ATGGCTCAGACCAAATTTGATGGCACCGTTGTAAACACCGTTGGCGAACTGCCCGAGGTTGGCGCTTCCGCCCCCGAATTCACCCTCGTCGGCTCCGATCTTTCCGACGTGACTCTCGCCGACTTCGCCGGCCGCAAGCTCATCCTCAACATCTTCCCCTCCCTCGACACCGACGTGTGCGCCGCCTCCGTGCGCAAGTTCAACGAAGAGGCCACCAAGCTGGACAACACTAGCGTCCTCTGCGTCTCCGCCGACCTTCCCTTCGCCCAGGAACGCTTCTGCGTCTCCAACGGCATTGACAACGTCAAGAACGGCTCCTCCTTCCGCTCCACCTTTGGCAACGACTACGGTGTGAAGCTCGCCGACGGTCCCCTCGCCGGCCTCCTCACCCGCGCCGTCGTGGTTGTGTGCCCCGAAGGCAAGGTTCACTACGTCCAGCTCGTCGACGAAATCACCACCGAGCCCGACTACGACGCCGCCATCGAGGCCGTTAAGGCTATCTAA
- a CDS encoding HAD family hydrolase translates to MTDARTATTSDATLPPLLFDCFGVFACLQDPESEQRLYQLALGAAVPLAENTEVELPFTFERFAEVYRGVRKLYDAGEWLGPDYWKAVSQQLDTTFTPEQVDALIAEDLYSWRRVDESMLGYLAELSAAGYPLGLLSNIPVELAEIFRTKPWLRHFDSITWSCDLGAAKPDARTFEHAAEQMGVQVEELTFIDDTQENCDGAAIAGLRAHLFVGEGELREFIAELTEEHQSD, encoded by the coding sequence ATGACTGACGCACGCACCGCCACCACTTCCGACGCGACGCTGCCCCCGCTCCTTTTCGACTGCTTCGGCGTTTTCGCTTGCTTGCAGGACCCGGAGAGTGAGCAGCGCCTCTACCAGCTGGCCTTGGGTGCGGCCGTACCTCTTGCCGAGAACACCGAGGTGGAGCTTCCCTTCACGTTTGAGCGTTTTGCCGAGGTGTATCGGGGTGTGCGCAAACTCTACGATGCAGGCGAATGGTTGGGTCCCGACTACTGGAAGGCAGTTTCCCAACAGCTCGACACCACCTTCACCCCGGAGCAGGTGGATGCGCTGATCGCCGAGGATCTCTATTCCTGGCGGCGGGTTGACGAGTCCATGCTGGGCTACCTGGCGGAGCTTTCTGCGGCCGGCTACCCGCTGGGGTTGCTGTCCAATATTCCGGTGGAGTTGGCGGAGATTTTCCGTACTAAGCCGTGGCTGCGGCATTTCGATTCCATTACCTGGTCGTGCGATCTGGGTGCGGCGAAGCCGGACGCGCGGACATTCGAGCATGCTGCCGAGCAGATGGGTGTGCAGGTGGAGGAATTGACCTTCATTGATGACACGCAGGAGAACTGTGATGGTGCCGCCATTGCAGGCTTGCGGGCGCATCTGTTTGTGGGGGAGGGGGAGCTGCGGGAGTTCATTGCGGAGCTCACCGAGGAGCACCAGTCCGATTAG
- a CDS encoding lipase family alpha/beta hydrolase: MTIFSRAAVLAAVSTTILVGSLLSPTAPAQAAPAPDTSNSSALELKDLIRRDADGSVIPWGANEWDCKPSNSHPNPVVLVHGYGASASTTYPLLAPVLKATGYCVYALNWGGEEPQPFYGYGSLRDAAHDLATFVDTVLARSGATKVDIVGHSAGGVMTRWYLNKLGGGEKVSKFFAVAPATNGTDVNGLTTMLPHTSPLVVNGLADTAQPAVWDLMQNSDFVKQVNSPSPILPTVKYQVLATAADTVVTPVESQFLPSAPNVTNILLQDICPQDNASHQTITSDFVFIQLVENFLGNRNAPIACRIDLPRLRTVQ; encoded by the coding sequence ATGACTATCTTCTCCCGCGCAGCAGTACTTGCTGCAGTAAGCACTACCATCCTGGTCGGTAGCCTGCTCAGCCCTACCGCCCCGGCCCAGGCCGCCCCGGCACCGGACACTAGCAACTCCAGCGCCCTCGAACTGAAGGACCTCATCCGCCGTGATGCTGACGGCTCTGTCATCCCCTGGGGTGCCAACGAATGGGACTGCAAGCCCAGCAACAGCCACCCCAACCCCGTCGTCCTCGTCCACGGCTACGGAGCTAGCGCCAGCACCACTTACCCGCTACTCGCCCCCGTCCTTAAAGCTACCGGCTACTGCGTCTACGCCCTTAACTGGGGCGGAGAAGAACCCCAGCCCTTCTACGGCTACGGCTCCCTGCGCGACGCCGCTCACGACCTCGCCACCTTCGTCGACACGGTTCTCGCCCGCAGCGGCGCCACTAAAGTGGACATTGTGGGTCACTCCGCCGGCGGCGTCATGACCCGCTGGTACCTCAACAAACTGGGCGGTGGAGAGAAAGTTTCCAAGTTCTTCGCCGTCGCCCCCGCCACTAACGGCACTGACGTCAACGGGCTCACCACGATGCTGCCCCACACCTCCCCGCTTGTCGTCAACGGCCTGGCCGACACCGCCCAGCCCGCCGTGTGGGACCTTATGCAAAACTCCGACTTTGTGAAGCAGGTCAACAGCCCCAGCCCCATCCTGCCCACGGTGAAATACCAGGTACTCGCCACCGCCGCCGACACCGTGGTCACCCCGGTGGAGTCCCAGTTCCTTCCCAGCGCGCCGAACGTCACCAACATCCTGCTGCAGGACATCTGCCCGCAAGACAACGCCTCTCACCAGACCATCACGTCAGACTTTGTGTTCATTCAGCTGGTGGAAAACTTCCTGGGCAACCGCAACGCCCCCATTGCCTGCCGGATCGACCTACCGCGCTTGCGCACAGTGCAGTAA